A single window of Aspergillus oryzae RIB40 DNA, chromosome 8 DNA harbors:
- a CDS encoding uncharacterized protein (predicted protein): protein MDPFKATITLSARLDTFITINTFFKKDPKDDDVCWVGERQTPRTSCNYKWDMLCLQRWLVVEVLGVEQGYDCLLLKDISSLKQLVKERSSCLVEDVHSIFDNSIPLLSFV, encoded by the exons ATGGATCCCTTCAAGGCGACCATTACGCTCAGTGCTCGCCTGGATACATTCATCACAATCAATACCTTTTTCAAGAAGGATcccaaggatgatgatgtctg CTGGGTAGGAGAGAGACAAACACCTCGCACGTCGTGCAATTACAAATGGGATATGCTATGTCTCCAAaggtggttggtggtggaagtctTGGGTGTAGAACAGGGTTACgattgtttgttgttgaaagaCATCTCGTCGCTGAAACAACTTGTGAAAGAGCGTTCTTCATGCCTAGTGGAAGATGTCCATTCTATTTTTGATAATTCTATTCCTTTGCTGAGCTTCGTTTAA
- a CDS encoding uncharacterized protein (synaptic vesicle transporter SVOP and related transporters (major facilitator superfamily)), whose amino-acid sequence MTEDLRRYHKIKLKGFFGFDNDVDPDELRNSKDIEIHSWNGPNDPENPFNWSLKYKWLLTVTVCFISILTGLPAGTYGSGNDWMEEKFHVQNSPFPNLYWATTSWNMGAAFWPLIFVPLTESSGRMPGYFVAYVILVISLFPSAFANNFATLVVTRFFGGGASSVSINIVGGSISDVWLGEKARSLPMSLFGFTSVVGIALGPFIGSAIVQIHKSDPWRWIFYIQIIYNAALIPVFYLILSETRPDVILKKRARKIRKETGRPVYAQAELNKVNTLKLLQISFQRPTRMLLTEPVVIFFTLWISFAWGILYLFFSSVVQTYSTNYGWGVMATGLVQLAISVGAVIGTAINPIQDWIYLSSARRNSEKPGKPIPEARLYTAIPGSLLFAAGLFWYGWASMPDVHWIVPTIGITAAGIGIYSIYMAVVNYLTDAYEKYAASALSAASLGRNSFGAFLPLASPQLFSNLGFGWAGSLLGFIGIALSVVPVVLVLKGPQIRNSSPFMRESMWTSDEVDEVDEPSAEKVPTAEIP is encoded by the exons ATGACGGAAGATCTTCGGCGGTACCATAAAATCAA GCTAaagggcttcttcggctttgATAACGATGTCGACCCCGATGAACTGCGTAACAGCAAGGACATCGAAATCCACTCTTGGAACGGTCCAAACGACCCTGAGAACCC GTTCAACTGGAGTCTTAAGTACAAATGGCTTTTAACAGTCACTGTTTGCTTCAT CTCTATCTTGACTGGACTTCCAGCAGGAACCTATGGCTCTGGAAATGActggatggaagagaaattcCATGTTCAGAattctccttttcccaaCCTCTACTGGGCAACGACGTCCTGGAATATGGGCGCTGCCTTCTGGCCGTTGATCTTCGTGCCTCTCACTGAGTCTTCTGGTCGTATGCCTGGGTACTTTGTAGCCTATGTGATCCTGGTGATTTCCTTATTCCCATCGGCATTCGCGAATAACTTCGCCACGCTGGTTGTCACTCGCTTCTTTGGTGGCGGTGCCTCCTCGGTCTCCATCAACATTGTCGGAGGAAGCATCAGTGACGTTTGGTTGGGAGAGAAGGCTCGCAGTCTGCCTATGTCATTGTTCGGCTTCACCAGTGTTGTAGGTATTGCACTGGGCCCCTTCATCGGTTCGGCCATTGTACAGATCCACAAGTCTGACCCTTGGCGTTG GATCTTCTACATTCAGATTATCTATAATGCCGCCCTCATCCCCGTGTTCTACCTGATCCTCAGCGAAACCCGCCCTGATGTAATCTTAAAGAAACGGGCCCGAAAGATCCGGAAGGAAACCGGCCGACCTGTCTATGCCCAAGCAGAGCTCAACAAAGTCAACACACTCAAGCTTCTGCAGATCTCCTTCCAACGTCCTACACGCATGCTCTTAACTGAGCCTGTCGTTATCTTCTTTACACTCTGGATCAGCTTTGCTTGGGGTATTTTGtatttattcttctccaGTGTGGTCCAAACCTACAGCACCAATTATGGCTGGGGCGTTATGGCCACTGGTCTCGTTCAACTCGCTATCTCCGTGGGTGCGGTCATCGGTACAGCCATCAACCCTATCCAGGACTGGATCTATCTGAGTTCGGCCAGACGCAACTCCGAAAAGCCCGGCAAACCCATCCCCGAGGCTCGTCTTTACACCGCGATCCCCGGTAGCTTACTTTTCGCAGCTGGCCTGTTCTGGTACGGTTGGGCCAGTATGCCCGACGTGCACTGGATTGTACCCACTATCGGCATCACGGCTGCCGGTATCGGTATCTACTCCATCTATATGGCTGTGGTCAACTACCTTACCGACGCGTACGAGAAGTACGCCGCCTCGGCTTTGTCGGCTGCTTCGTTGGGTCGTAACTCGTTCGGTGCTTTCCTCCCTCTGGCTTCGCCTCAGCTGTTCTCGAATCTCGGCTTTGGATGGGCCGGTTCGTTATTGGGCTTTATCGGTATCGCGCTTTCGGTTGTCCCTGTTGTCTTGGTGTTGAAGGGTCCTCAGATCCGTAATAGTAGTCCTTTCATGCGTGAGTCTATGTGGACTTcggatgaggttgatgaggtGGATGAGCCCAGTGCGGAGAAGGTGCCTACTGCTGAGATCCCGTAA
- a CDS encoding uncharacterized protein (predicted protein) encodes MEREARFLRNGHEHPWLFRGQLDQLRSFICRWCGGLAVSDRFTVHVHLRSLCNCPMASRVAEVRCLPLFRPIDVSPITDLLCHPKRRWLMQKGYEKEAIEILSCIEDKPIDDPYVVAQKNEIEYTIYYERENAIRWRDILLRRKTDSTDSKSLRRLILGAGTQFMQQFEGINIMSYYLPIVLMKFVGLSDSMVRLLTAVNSVTYLICTCCAVGLIERMGRRGLIMLSTAGQFFAFLIITILLRYAEANAGTV; translated from the coding sequence ATGGAGAGGGAAGCTCGTTTTCTTAGAAATGGTCATGAACATCCTTGGCTTTTCCGTGGTCAACTGGATCAACTACGGTCTTTCATTTGCCGGTGGTGCGGTGGCCTGGCGGTTTCCGATCGCTTTACAGTTCATGTTCATCTTCGTTCTCTTTGCAACTGTCCCATGGCTTCCCGAGTCGCCGAGGTACGTTGTCTGCCCTTGTTTAGACCTATAGATGTGTCTCCAATCACTGACTTACTATGTCACCCTAAACGCAGATGGCTCATGCAAAAAGGATACGAAAAGGAAGCCATCGAAATCCTATCATGCATTGAAGACAAGCCCATCGACGACCCCTACGTTGTGGCACAGAAAAACGAAATCGAATACACGATCTACTACGAAAGAGAGAATGCCATCCGATGGCGCGACATCCTTCTACGCAGAAAGACCGACAGCACAGATTCCAAAAGCTTGCGACGACTGATCCTTGGCGCTGGCACACAATTCATGCAACAATTCGAAGGTATCAATATAATGTCTTACTATCTGCCCATTGTCCTCATGAAATTTGTGGGGCTTTCTGATTCGATGGTACGGCTTCTTACGGCAGTCAATTCTGTCACCTATCTTATTTGCACCTGCTGTGCCGTAGGGCTGATTGAGAGAATGGGACGCCGCGGCTTGATAATGCTGTCTACCGCAGGCCagttctttgctttcctgaTCATTACGATTCTGCTGCGTTATGCGGAGGCCAATGCTGGTACTGTCTAA
- a CDS encoding NAD(P)-dependent alcohol dehydrogenase (sorbitol dehydrogenase): MLATPLLTQCRNPSFVLRKVKDVVIEDRPKPVLKDPDDVIVHVKQTGICGSDVHYWQRGRIGDYVLAGPMVLGHESSGKVVEVGVAVSHLKAGDRVAMEPGVPCRCCNQCRSGAYHLCGGMSFAATPPWDGTLAKYYVNTADFCYKVPDHMSMEEAAMVKPAAAIAKTADLRAHQTVLVFGCGPIGVLCQTVAKAHGAKTIIAVDVLEVAKSYGVDHVFMPEKPEPGADPIAHAEKMAQKLKEECGLGEGADVELECSGAEPCVQMGVFAARHGGTIVQARMGKEVINFPITAVCTRGLVVKGSIRYLTGCYPAAIDLIGKGIIDVKRLVTNRFKFEEAEQAFELVKAGRQDVFKVMIAGVV, from the exons ATGTTAGCCACGCCGCTTTTAACCCAATGTAGG AACCCTTCATTTGTCCTCCGCAAAGTCAAAGACGTCGTCATCGAAGACCGTCCTAAGCCTGTTCTCAAGGATCCTGACGATGTTATCGTGCACGTTAAGCAGACTGGCATCTGCGGCAGTGATGTTCACTA CTGGCAAAGAGGCCGAATCGGCGACTACGTCCTAGCCGGCCCCATGGTCCTAGGCCACGAGTCCTCAGGCAAAGTCGTGGAAGTCGGTGTCGCCGTCTCACACCTCAAAGCCGGTGACCGAGTAGCAATGGAGCCTGGAGTTCCCTGCCGTTGCTGCAATCAATGTCGTTCCGGTGCTTATCATCTCTGCGGTGGTATGAGCTTCGCCGCTACTCCCCCATGGGATGGCACCCTGGCGAAATACTACGTCAACACCGCCGACTTCTGCTACAAAGTGCCCGACCACATGAGCATGGAGGAAGCAGCCATGGTCAAGCCCG CGGCTGCGATCGCCAAGACGGCCGACCTCCGCGCTCACCAGACAGTGCTTGTGTTCGGCTGCGGTCCGATCGGTGTGCTCTGTCAGACGGTTGCGAAGGCGCATGGCGCGAAAACCATTATCGCCGTCGATGTG TTAGAGGTCGCCAAGTCCTATGGTGTTGACCATGTGTTTATGCCTGAAAAGCCCGAGCCGGGTGCTGACCCCATTGCGCATGCAGAGAAGATGGCgcagaagctgaaggaagAGTGTGGGCTGGGTGAGGGAGCTGATGTCGAGCTTGAATGCTCGGGTGCGGAACCCTGTGTGCAGATGGGCGTTTTCGCTGCTCGTCATGGAGGCACAATTGTTCAGGCACGTATGGGGAAGGAGGTTATCAATTTCCCGATTACTGCTGTGTGCACTCGGGGCTTGGTTGTCAAAGGGTCTATTCGGTATTTGACGGGCTGTTATCCCGCTGCGATTGATCTGATTGGAAAAGGCATTATTGATGTTAAGAGGTTGGTTACAAATCGATTCAAGTTTGAGGAGGCGGAACAGGCATTTGAATTGGTTAAGGCAGGGAGACAGGATGTTTTCAAGGTCATGATTGCAGGTGTTGTTTAA
- a CDS encoding uncharacterized protein (predicted protein), which yields MIEALPLELLEMIIQIALDLDEQHKPTGVPKVWEAYPGRRRKRPPGQSVSRTALPLILSCKTLCTITHAIILSHVQFWSPHHWQMDSLLKSLDQANLLPKLRTVAIKLDSDDDITWDDKGQSYEDDGRSDQLVARTQTLLERLPDGLLTLSLATKFEDYSSYIYVGRIQPAFHPRLEKFRNLRHLELDSSGFRSSHKQPFR from the coding sequence ATGATTGAAGCGCTGCCCCTTGAGCTTCTGGAAATGATTATTCAGATTGCCCTGGACCTCGATGAACAACATAAGCCCACTGGCGTTCCCAAGGTCTGGGAAGCGTATCCTGGCAGACGCAGGAAGCGTCCTCCAGGACAGAGTGTCAGCCGGACTGCCTTGCCACTCATCCTTAGTTGCAAGACACTGTGCACCATCACCCATGCAATCATCCTTTCGCATGTACAATTCTGGAGCCCCCACCACTGGCAAATGGATTCGTTGCTGAAGTCTCTGGACCAAGCGAACCTGCTGCCTAAATTAAGGACTGTTGCCATTAAGCTGGACAGCGACGATGATATAACTTGGGATGACAAGGGCCAGTCCTATGAGGACGATGGGCGCAGCGATCAACTCGTAGCACGTACACAGACACTTTTGGAGCGTCTTCCCGATGGCCTACTCACTTTATCTCTTGCGACGAAATTCGAGGACTACTCATCCTATATTTACGTAGGGAGGATACAACCAGCTTTCCACCCAAGACTGGAGAAGTTCCGCaatcttcgccatcttgAGCTGGATTCTTCAGGTTTCAGGTCTTCGCATAAGCAGCCGTTCAGATAA
- a CDS encoding class I SAM-dependent methyltransferase (predicted protein), which translates to MAIQKYDTIGASYNDVSQLATGKLQLAAIQALIGDIKGLTVLELACGPGFYCRKAISWGARHATGVDISPTMVHAARANAKGDKRMEFHIADCIQPFNFNIGQFDIILAPWLLNYARNESELVGMWRNVYNSLKPGGKVIGITTNLHLLDNPAAFPTGRRFGQELEVLGAIEDGGLEVRATLFTSKPFSFTNYYLPSVLYEKSALLAGLSDFRWISITEALLGDCEVDWDAFSKCPPFLTFTAVRPLDVLK; encoded by the coding sequence ATGGCAATCCAAAAATACGACACAATCGGCGCTTCCTACAACGACGTTTCCCAACTCGCCACCGGCAAACTCCAACTAGCAGCCATCCAAGCCCTAATCGGCGACATCAAAGGACTCACCGTCCTCGAACTAGCCTGTGGACCCGGCTTCTACTGCCGAAAAGCCATCTCATGGGGCGCCCGCCACGCCACGGGGGTCGACATCTCCCCAACAATGGTCCACGCGGCACGCGCCAACGCAAAAGGGGATAAGCGAATGGAATTCCACATCGCAGATTGCATCCAGCccttcaatttcaacatCGGTCAattcgacatcatcctcgcaCCATGGTTACTGAACTATGCCCGAAACGAGTCCGAGCTTGTAGGCATGTGGCGCAATGTCTATAACAGCCTGAAGCCCGGTGGGAAGGTTATTGGGATTACTACGAACCTTCATCTACTGGATAACCCTGCTGCGTTTCCTACGGGGCGGCGTTTCGGGCAGGAATTGGAAGTACTGGGTGCGATTGAGGATGGGGGGTTGGAAGTGAGGGCGACTTTGTTTACGTCGaagcctttttcttttacgaATTATTATTTGCCGAGTGTGTTGTATGAGAAATCGGCTTTGTTGGCTGGGTTGAGTGATTTTCGGTGGATTTCTATTACTGAGGCTCTTTTGGGGGATTGTGAGGTCGATTGGGATGCGTTTTCGAAATGTCCTCCTTTCTTGACTTTTACGGCGGTGCGGCCGTTGGATGTGTTGAAATGA
- a CDS encoding uncharacterized protein (dienelactone hydrolase and related enzymes) — MAAPPLPSASPVSLGQNILLQPPLSRCGRGPGLIIIRPYSYAECQAKNTSLDPEPVQKWAEESYAVVQITLEHEMSADGGGVLGLVERGIAAFESSNEFYGSPADYAPGFGKILGNVITALNKKLAAAVFFSSWDMSEESNPILSHIPGNFQPTGPAKKDNHTVYSYADVSSAGFIVPGHADFKITSAGVAHTRSLTFLKKHLNGPYFDLEKIWEEHTWYEFGDRSVEKTMATMVQEPRTVGTDRIVDEFIFSLTHNKEIDWLLPGIPPTGKPLRIPFTSVVNIRGDRLYHEHIAWDQATVLVQLGLMPEYLPYPYALPGGQLPGPGKRFEYRVPAAGVETAMKLQDEHAVPSNGMFEFKVREVDDE; from the exons ATGGCAGCGCCACCTCTCCCCTCCGCGTCTCCGGTATCTCTGGGACAGAAcattctcctccaacccccaCTTTCGCGATGCGGGCGTGGACCCGGTCTAATAATCATCCGGCCGTATAGCTATGCAGAATGTCAAGCAAAGAATACCAGTCTTGACCCAGAGCCCGTGCAGAAATGGGCCGAGGAGAGCTATGCGGTGGTGCAGATTACGTTGGAGCATGAGATGAGTGcggatggtggtggtgttttgGGGCTTGTAGAGAGAGGAATTGCAGCGTTTGAGTCATCGAATGAGT TCTACGGTTCCCCAGCTGATTATGCGCCTGGGTTCGGAAAAATCCTGGGCAATGTCATCACAGCTTTGAACAAAAAGCTTGCAGCTGCAGTGTTTTTCAGCTCCTGGGATATGAGTGAGGAATCGAATCCTATTCTCTCACATATTCCTGGGAATTTCCAACCTACAGGTCCTGCGAAGAAGGACAACCACACTGTGTACTCATATGCAGATGTTTCTTCCGCCGGGTTTATCGTCCCAGGACATGCAGATTTCAAAATCACCTCTGCCGGAGTCGCACACACGCGATCCCTGACATTCCTGAAGAAGCATCTGAACGGACCGTACTTCGATctcgagaagatctgggaGGAGCACACGTGGTACGAATTCGGAGATCGATCCGTAGAAAAGACTATGGCGACGATGGTGCAGGAGCC CCGGACGGTCGGCACGGACCGGATCGTTGACgaattcatcttcagcctGACACACAACAAGGAGATCGACTGGTT ACTCCCCGGCATCCCACCGACTGGCAAGCCGCTCCGTATCCCATTTACCTCAGTTGTGAACATCCGTGGAGATCGTTTATACCACGAACATATCGCGTGGGATCAGGCGACAGTGCTCGTGCAGCTAGGTCTGATGCCGGAATACCTCCCCTACCCGTATGCACTCCCCGGCGGGCAGTTACCAGGGCCCGGAAAGAGATTTGAGTATCGGGTGCCTGCTGCTGGAGTCGAGACGGCGATGAAGTTGCAGGATGAACATGCAGTGCCGTCAAACGGGATGTTTGAGTTTAAGGTGCGCGAGGTAGATGATGAATGA
- a CDS encoding uncharacterized protein (predicted protein), whose amino-acid sequence MSGEDSTLVVGHQHRGMPGHSIENDRPDSMWRLSQVKPGHSMTVHELGFGDNNHEEIFYTRVNRVGFRRVLASREVERAHYVPEDVSEVDDGSEAPNDKKGYLME is encoded by the exons ATGAGTGGAGAAGATTCGACGTTGGTTGTTGGCCACCAACATAGGGGTATGCCAGGTCATTCCATAGAAAATGACC GCCCAGATTCAATGTGGCGCTTGAGCCAGGTGAAACCCGGTCACTCAATGACTGTCCATGAGCTTGGCTTCGGTGACAACAACCACGAGGAGATTTTCTATACCCGAGTAAATCGTGTGGGATTCCGTAGAGTACTAGCAAGCAGGGAAGTGGAGCGCGCACATTATGTTCCAGAAGATGTCTCAGAAGTCGATGATGGTTCGGAGGCTCCGAACGACAAAAAAGGTTACCTGATGGAGTAG
- a CDS encoding uncharacterized protein (predicted protein) has translation MLLRFLSLTGALCLSSCAALSLPEHKVELSGLDPEFRSRIISNARPTNVPTALCSFSDSECSKDIDLHSQLTLDFSTENGTLLANHDPIFPPTFPMRFHAVRHFQSGRETVDLAYELDVRPMPSRPDEALGGVFLLKLRLFDLQGRPASDHLVTITLNQDSEGNLQITQLETNPVLGHHHHDGPPSWMAQLTASLQAMKDAVKDCMHGPGPRHPTARPQHGHMQPPVDHHRTIAPEHHRYHHRPGYWAGREKNFGRLMRPVVMPALLGVMAGVIACMVGFVLGKIFISVFYCVRGYRKQHQKQNETAIPRIVVVESAPSEKERLMAMCDDQC, from the exons ATGTTGCTGCGTTTCCTGTCCCTGACAGGCGCGCTCTGTCTGAGCAGCTGTGCTGCGTTGTCACTGCCCGAGCATAAGGTCGAACTATCGGGGCTGGATCCCGAGTTTCGAAGCCGAATCATCTCCAATGCCCGTCCAACAAACGTGCCGACCGCTCTTTGTTCATTCTCAGATTCCGAATGTTCGAAAGATATCGATCTTCATTCCCAGCTG ACACTGGACTTCTCTACGGAAAATGGCACCCTACTCGCCAACCATGACCCTATCTTCCCACCCACTTTCCCAATGCGATTCCATGCTGTCCGGCATTTTCAATCAGGCCGAGAGACGGTCGACCTGGCCTATGAACTCGATGTGCGACCCATGCCGTCACGCCCTGACGAAGCACTGGGGGGCGTATTCCTTTTGAAACTCAGACTGTTTGACCTCCAAGGGCGGCCCGCCTCCGATCACCTGGTCACGATCACCCTGAATCAAGACTCGGAGGGAAACCTGCAAATCACTCAACTTGAAACCAACCCCGTCCTCGGCCACCACCATCACGACGGACCACCATCATGGATGGCCCAATTAACCGCCAGCCTTCAGGCAATGAAGGACGCCGTCAAGGACTGCATGCACGGTCCGGGACCGAGGCATCCGACCGCAAGACCCCAGCACGGCCACATGCAACCTCCAGTCGACCATCACCGCACGATCGCTCCGGAGCATCACCGCTACCACCACAGACCCGGCTACTGGGCAGGTCGGGAGAAGAACTTCGGCAGGCTCATGCGTCCGGTCGTCATGCCTGCCCTTCTAGGTGTGATGGCCGGTGTGATCGCCTGCATGGTTGGATTCGTGCTGGGCAAAATCTTCATCTCAGTATTCTACTGTGTTCGGGGTTACAGGAAGCAGCACCAGAAGCAGAACGAGACTGCCATTCCCCGgatagtggtggtggaaagCGCTCCCAGTGAAAAGGAGCGCTTGATGGCGATGTGCGATGATCAGTGTTGA
- a CDS encoding aminoglycoside phosphotransferase family protein (predicted protein) yields the protein MTTPNPIPLPTLSTFTQTTLNIPSATLTRHPKIEGDDHMIFTIAESPNHLLRVTKPRKDRPLTGTQMQKFDIAVRELVASEYVSRGLDGDIIPRAVAHEVLSGDGVYAVSLETMLDGTGLCRGGLGEFLSERTVGGLVELMSVMKGVDISGLEGRLRDLGVGFEVPFIPWPEIRGMRERAVIAWRRLVSRGQILAGDFGVTDGDEFEGLGERKTAFIDRVKRPDEGVSRKVLIHNDIKGEHILVDSDGGITGILDWADAGVGYPATDIAGLVLTVGMRLAVRIAREVGYNEDEVLQGLMQARCECVLRLDDRLNGDDEMTPVDLLKGQLVLSMEDCELVDYRIARDYDNVGLRHVTD from the exons ATGACCACACCAAACCCAATCCCCCTCCCAACCCTCTCAACCTTCACGCAAACCACCCTAAACATCCCCTCCGCAACCCTAACCCGCCACCCCAAAATCGAAGGCGACGATCATATGATCTTCACCATCGCCGAAAGCCCTAACCACCTCCTCCGGGTAACAAAACCCCGAAAAGACCGGCCCCTGACCGGGACGCAAATGCAAAAGTTCGATATCGCGGTTCGGGAACTCGTGGCTTCTGAATACGTTTCTCGGGGGTTGGATGGGGATATTATACCTAGGGCTGTGGCACATGAAGTTTTGTCTGGAGATGGGGTTTATGCTGTTTCGTTGGAGACTATGTTAGATGGGACGGGGTTGTGTCGGGGTGGGTTAGGGGAGTTTCTCAGTGAGAGGACTGTTggggggttggtggagttgatgaGTGTGATGAAGGGGGTTGATATCTCGGGATTGGAGGGGAGGTTGAGGGATTTGGGTGTTGGGTTTGAGGTTCCGTTTATTCCGTGGCCTGAGATTCGGGGGATGAGGGAGAGGGCGGTTATTGCgtggaggaggttggttAGTCGGGGGCAGATTTTAGCTGGTGATTTTGGGGTTACAGATGGGGATGAGTTCGAAGGATTGGGTGAGAGGAAGACGGCGTTCATAGATCGGGTTAAGCGTCCCGATGAAGGGGTCTCTCGGAAGGTGCTCATTCATAATGATATCAAGGGGGAACATATTCTTGTGGATTCTGATGGGGGAATTACTGGCATATTGGATTGGGCGGATGCCGGCGTTGGATACCCGGCGACTGATATTGCGGGGTTGGTGTTGACTGTTGGGATGCGGTTGGCTGTTAGGATTGCGAGGGAGGTTGGGTATAATGAGGATGAGGTCCTTCAGGGGTTGATGCAAGCAAGATGTGAGTGTGTTTTGAGGCTGGATGATCGGTTgaatggggatgatgagatgaCGCCGGTTGATCTGTTGAAGGGGCAGCTTGTTTTGTCGATGGAGGATTGTGAACTTGTTGATT ATAGAATAGCTAGAGACTATGATAATGTGGGTTTAAGACACGTTACAGATTGA
- a CDS encoding uncharacterized protein (predicted protein): MVTAQYQGLIWRAHGIGAGKFIRALDRLKGNGSPVDPITSDQQIVIEQQTPIIPPTVQLSCGSLLQWELHQPHFSRLRGSFSGTLDSVTVQNPLDVEKALVFRHPLTATIAYGNRGRLARRERLGRFPATAVMRSGWNEGLH; the protein is encoded by the exons ATGGTGACTGCCCAATATCAAGGGTTGATCTGGAGAGCGCACGGGATTGGAGCTGGCAAGTTCATCCGCGCTCTTGACCGACTGAAAGGAAATGGATCACCGGTGGATCCGATCACCAGTGACCAACAGATCGTAATTGAACAACAGACACCAATCATTCCACCCACTGTCCAGTTGAGTTGTGGATCACTACTGCAGTGGGAACTTCACCAGCCACACTTCTCCCGGCTCAGAGGGTCTTTTAGTGGCACTCTGGACTCGGTCACAGTCCAAAATCCCCTTGATGTGGAGAAAGCTCTTGTTTTCCGCCACCCGCTAACTGCGACCATTGCCTACGGCAACCGTGGTCGTCTTGCGCGCCGAGAGC GGCTGGGACGTTTTCCAGCCACCGCGGTGATGCGGAGTGGCTGGAATGAGGGACTACACTGA
- a CDS encoding CFEM domain-containing protein (predicted protein), with the protein MKTTALSFALLAAATTMVSADVSVGECAQMCISNMNAKASELGCSSGDLDCLCKSGNYSYGVRDCTTEACPSEDAAAVVAAALASCPNGSSDSSATGTNGGGASKTGDSASATGTDASKTGDSTATGTATGTDASKTGDSTATGTDASKTGDSTATATGTDASKTGDSTATGTDASKTGDSTATGTDASKTGDASTTVTGSTLSTSASTTTDGSSSSETGSNGSSSTDGSNGGSNGGSATETAPSSTSTNSGASKTVLGSGALGALALAAFFVL; encoded by the exons ATGAAGACCACTGCTCTCTCTTTTGCCCTGCTGGCTgccgccaccaccatggTGAGCGCCGATGTTTCCGTTGGTGAATGCGCT CAAATGTGCATCAGCAACATGAACGCCAAGGCTTCCGAGCTTGGTTGCTCCAGCGGAGACTTGGATTGCCTGTGCAAGAGCGGCAACTACTCCTATGGTGTGCGCGACTGCACTACTGAGGCCTGCCCTAGCgaggatgctgctgccgtCGTGGCTGCCGCTCTTGCTTCCTGCCCTAACGGCTCTTCTGACAGCAGCGCTACTGGTACcaacggtggtggtgccTCCAAGACTGGTGATTCCGCCTCTGCCACCGGCACTgatgcctccaagaccgGTGACTCGACTGCCACTGGCACTGCTACTGGCACCGATGCTTCCAAGACCGGTGACTCTACCGCTACTGGCACTGACGCCTCCAAGACCGGTGATTCTACCGCTACTGCCACTGGTACCGACGCTTCCAAGACTGGTGACTCCACCGCTACTGGCACCGATGCTTCTAAGACCGGTGACTCGACTGCCACTGGCACCGACGCGTCCAAGACTGGCGACGCCTCCACTACTGTGACCGGCTCCACCCTCAGCACTTCTGCTagcaccaccaccgacggctccagctcctccgaGACCGGCTCTAACGGCAGCAGCTCCACTGATGGCTCCAACGGCGGTTCCAACGGCGGCAGCGCAACTGAGACTGCTCCCTCCAGCACCTCGACCAACTCTGGCGCTTCCAAGACCGTCCTCGGCAGCGGTGCCCTGGGTGCTCTTGCGCTCGCCGCTTTCTTCGTTCTCTAA